In Gracilibacillus salitolerans, the sequence TTATCTTCCTAGTGATTTTGGCAAGTTTAGGAGCAGTTGCTTTAGCAATCGGATTTACTTTCTTTATTTCAAAAAAATTAGGGGCACCATTAATCACGATGGAGAAAGTCGCCAAACAAATAGCAGAAAAAAAGAATTTCTCTTTACGTGTAGATTATAAAGCGAATGATGAAATCGGATCTTTGGCACATGCCATCAACCATCTATCCGAAACTTTGGAACGCTACCAGACAAACCGTAATGAATTTTTCTCGAATATCACACATGAACTGAAGACGCCATTAACCTATGTAAAAGGATATGCCAATGCCGTTCGTCATGAGATGTATCAAAATAGAGAGGAACGCGATGAATTTCTTGAAATTATTGAGAATGAAACAGATCATATCAGTAATCTAATGGATGACCTCACCGACTTATCCAAAATCGAGGAAGGCAAAATCGATTTAAATAAAGAAGATATCAATGTAAATAAACTAGCAGAGGAAATGGTTAGACGATCCCAGTTCAGGGCTTCGGAAAAAGGACTAACCATGAATCTGGATGTACCGGACAGTATCGTCTTTTTATTCGCTGACAAAAACAGACTCGATCAAGTATTAACAAATCTTGTCGAAAATGCCGTTCGCTACACAGAAAAAGGAAGCATTACACTAAAAGTAAAAGAAGAACGTGATGAGGTAATGATTCGGGTAAAAGATACAGGTATTGGTATTAAGAAAGAAGACATACCTTACCTATTTGAGCGTTTCTATCGTGTTGATAAATCACGTTCTCGGGCTAATGGCGGAACCGGATTAGGTTTAGCCATTGTAAAAAATTTAGTTGAAATGCATGAAGGAGACATCGAGGTTGATAGTGAATTAAATAAGGGAACAACGATCACATTACGCTTTCCGAAAGAGGAGGATCCACAGCATGCGATATCAAGGTAAAGTTGTGGTCGTAAC encodes:
- a CDS encoding sensor histidine kinase — its product is MKLNSVVFKLGATILFLQLIILIPLGYIILQLILNYSMNQTEQQLIQLSGKYATQVNSIDDPESLQLLEHLADMTDTSAVILDQNGDTVLQTNWHEDITDEVLANPQIKQLEAGETIVDDYTFNSTTYLKVAQPITNQGGIQGSVVLFSSFGLISNSIHNIIFLVILASLGAVALAIGFTFFISKKLGAPLITMEKVAKQIAEKKNFSLRVDYKANDEIGSLAHAINHLSETLERYQTNRNEFFSNITHELKTPLTYVKGYANAVRHEMYQNREERDEFLEIIENETDHISNLMDDLTDLSKIEEGKIDLNKEDINVNKLAEEMVRRSQFRASEKGLTMNLDVPDSIVFLFADKNRLDQVLTNLVENAVRYTEKGSITLKVKEERDEVMIRVKDTGIGIKKEDIPYLFERFYRVDKSRSRANGGTGLGLAIVKNLVEMHEGDIEVDSELNKGTTITLRFPKEEDPQHAISR